TTATACAGTACGTCATTGAACTTGAAGGTGGCCCGGTTCAGGCCTTCAAACGGGTCTGAGATCTGGACGGCGGAGCCATAGTCATCCAGTTCATCCACGGCGTCGTCATCCAAAGGACTGGCCTGTGCCGTGGGGGAGGCGGGCGCGGATTCAGCCTGGGGCTTGGACGTCGCACAGTCCGTCAAGAAAGGAGACAGGGCCAGCAGGACGAGTTTCAGGCAAAGGGGACCGGTCTTCATGAGGGGCGGGACACAGAGTTTTCAAGCGAGCTGAGAACGGCGGCGGCACCGCCCTTTTTAAAAGAGGCATCAAGCTGGGTGCGGTAGTTGGCGACCAGGCTGACACCCTCGATGACGACATCCACGATGCGCCAGCCGCCGGCCTGCTCCATGCGGTAGGTGACGCTGTAGCGGCTGCCTTTGTACACCAGGTCCGTGGGCACATCCACGCGGCCGGCGGCAGGAGTCATGGCCTTTTTATACGTGACAGCCGCACGCTCACCGGGAGTGAATTTGCTGCTGTAGGTGCGGATGACCAGGGTGGTGAAAAGCTGGGTGGCCTTTTGCTGCTGAGCGGCGCTGAACTGCCGCCAGCCCACGCCCACCGCCCGGCGGGTCATGGTTTCAAAGCTGATGTGCTTTTGCAAAACCGGGCGTACTTTTTCCGCCAGGGCGCTGCCGCTGGCGGCACGGTCGGTCACAGCCAGCACTTCATTCACCGCCTGCGTCAGGCGCTGCTGCGCTTCGGCGGGAGAGGCATCCGCCGGTCTAACAACAAGGATGGGAGCGGCCAGGATGAGGGCGAGCAAGGTTCTTCGGTTCATGGAGGTGGGGCATTTTCGGTTTCTTCAGAGACGCTGCCAAAGGCCATCTTTCCGATTAAGGATTCAAGATCAACAGCGGATTCCGTCATAGTGATTCGCTCGCCAGCGGCCAAATACGTCTCATCAGCTCCTGGGGAAAGGGCTACAAATTTGTCACCAATGAGCCCGGTGGTCTTAATCGAGGCCATCGAATCCGTCGGCAACCGGAGGCCGGACATCACACGGAAGGAGACAATGGCCGTGTACTCCTCCGGCTC
This portion of the Prosthecobacter sp. SYSU 5D2 genome encodes:
- a CDS encoding ABC transporter substrate-binding protein, with the protein product MNRRTLLALILAAPILVVRPADASPAEAQQRLTQAVNEVLAVTDRAASGSALAEKVRPVLQKHISFETMTRRAVGVGWRQFSAAQQQKATQLFTTLVIRTYSSKFTPGERAAVTYKKAMTPAAGRVDVPTDLVYKGSRYSVTYRMEQAGGWRIVDVVIEGVSLVANYRTQLDASFKKGGAAAVLSSLENSVSRPS
- the mlaD gene encoding outer membrane lipid asymmetry maintenance protein MlaD, encoding MKQTKLEFLVGAFVILGLMAVAYLTVKLGGGSMLGGDTYMLEARFTSVSGLNTGSSVVVAGVPVGKVESIRVEPEEYTAIVSFRVMSGLRLPTDSMASIKTTGLIGDKFVALSPGADETYLAAGERITMTESAVDLESLIGKMAFGSVSEETENAPPP